Part of the Thermococcus sp. 18S1 genome, TTCCTGTTCCTGATGTGGATCTCCCTCACGAGCGCTATTCCTCCACCCTTGAGCTTGTAACCGGGGTATATGACGCCCTCAAGCACAACGCCGCCCAAAACCTGCTTTCCGAGGACGTAGGTTACCCCAACCACCTGGAACCTGCCCGCGGGCTTTCGGGAGACGATTTGAACATCTCCCCCGTTTCTGCCCCTGCCGAACAGCCGGTCCAGTATTCTCATGCTCTCACCTTGCACTCCCGTCCAGGTATGCTATCATGTCGCCGTCGACTATCCGAAGGGTGGGCCCCTTGGCGAAGACGAGGGCGTGCCGCTTGTTCCGCAGCTGAATCCTTACGACGGTTGTGGCTATCTCCTCCAGCTCCGGTATCGGGTTGGTTCTGAGGGTGGAAACCACGCTTTTGTTCAGTATGTAGAACGAGACGTGGCTCTCGTCCCCAAGCCGCTCCTTTATGGCCCCGGTCATCATGTAGAACTCGCGTTTGCTTTCAAAGAATGCGAACAGTCTCTCTATGCCGAGGGTTATATGTATGTACCTCTCACTGGGAGCCGCTTCTTTGAGGGCCTCCCTGTGCTGGTTCAGATACCTGGCGGCGTCACTCTCTATGCCTATCCTCGCCACGACGTTTCCGATGCTCTTGACCCCGCCTGTTTTTATGACGCTGACGCCTGAAAAATCCTCATCTATTCCGAGAAAACGGAGATGTTCCCTGACTACGTGAAGTGAGTCCAGGATATCGTCCACGTAAACGGGTACCCCCTTCTTTCTTCCGTACTCCGCTATCAGATGGGTCATCAGGGCGGTTCCGTAGGGGGATTCGTTCTCCACCAGGATTACGTCGCCGAAAAAGACGCTGTCCAAATACTCATAGACCCTTTCCGTGGAAAGCATCAAGCATCACCTCCAGGCTCACCTCGTACTCCCTCCCCAGGAGTTCCCTTACCGGTGTTTTCAGGAAGGTTACCTTTGCGCTGATCGGGGTGGGGGTTATCTCCACCACTGTGCTCGCGATGTACTCCAGCTCCGGCAGGGGGTTGAACTCCAGGGTTGAGGCCACCTCCGTGTTCATCAGGTACGCCGCCTTTCTCTTCGTGTTTCCAAGCATCTTCTGTAGCTCTGTTATGAACAGATAGTACTCCCTGGGGCTGTGGATGAAGGCAAAGAGCCTTTCTAGGCCGAGGGCAATGTTTATGGAGTCGTTAATTTCCGCGAGTGCATTTTTCATTGTCTCCTCGTACTTTTTTATGTAAACAAGAGGCTCGGAGCTGAACTCCACGTTGGCTATGACGTTTCCAACGTTTATCCTTCCGCCGGATTTCACGACGAGTGCATCGCTGAAGTCCTCCTCGATTCCCCAGAACCTGAGGTGCTCCTGAAGAACGTGAAGGGAATCAAAATTATCGTCTATGATTATCGGAACGTTCCTCTTCCTCCCGTACTCCATCAGCAAAAGGACGAGGAACTCGGGTGCATAGGATGGATGATACTTCACGAGAACGCTCTCCCCCGGCTGCACCGTGTCGATTACCCTGAAAAGCTCCTCGAGTTGCTCCATGGTTCTCACCGTTGAGATTTTTACCATGGAGTGATATAAACATTTTGGGAGAATCGGGGGTTTGTGCACATGATTTGGGGTTCTAGACTGAATTAAATAAAAAAACAACGTTTCAGAGCTTCACCAGGTGCACGGAGCAGGAGATGCACGGGTCAAACGCCCTGACGGTCTCTTCAAGCCTTCCTATCATCGCCCTCTCGTCGGCCTCGCCGTACAGTTTCCTTGCCTCCTCCAGCAGGCTGGCCTCTATCATCGCGTGGTTCAGCGCGGTTGGTGTTATTATGTTGGAGTAAGCGATCTTGCCGCTGGCGTCTATTCTGTAGTGGTGTATAAGAACTCCCCTCGGGGCCTCGACGTAGCCTATTCCCTCGCCCTCCCTGGGCTCAACGGGGACGTTTTCTCCTTCGATGCCCCTATCGAGCAGGGTCTTCGCTATCTCGTTGGCCTTTTCAAGGGAATAGACCAGTTCTATCGCCTGAGCCAGGTTGTTGTAGCTGACGTAGCCGGTCTCCAGTTTCTCCCTGTGCTCCTCAAAGAGCCTCCTGGCGGTGGGTGTGAGCATCTCCGATTTGAGGAGCAACCTCGGCAGCGCTCCGACAAAGAAGGCCTCGCCCTTGTAGCGGCTCTGCTTGGCGAAGCTGTAAACGAGGGAGTGCTCCTCTATTCTTTCGGTGTAGTGGAAAGCGCCTTCCTCGTCGGATATCAGCTTTTCGCCCCATAGATAGCCGTCGGTGGCAACGAAGTGCTTTGCCTGAGCGCCGTAGGGGTCTGACTGTGCGAAGAGCCTCACAGAACGCTTGGCCAGCCGGAGAAGGGCTTCACTTTCCCTCTCTATCTCCTCCAGTTCTTCAACGGTCGGATACCTTCCAAATCCTCCCGGTTTGACGTTTATGCCGTGTATCTCCCTGCCCCCAATCATCACCCGTATCCTGTTTCCAAAGGCTTTGAGCGCCAGTCCCTCCTTCACGAGTTCGCCGTGCTTCGTGGCCATCCTTATGGCGTCGGGATAGCCAAAGACATCCGGCGCAACGAGGAGGTACAGGTGGAGGGCATGGCTCTCAAGGAACTCCCCTATCAGACCGAGCTCCCTGAGGAGCGTTATCTCCTCCGGAACCTCAACCCCAAAGGCCCTCTCGATTCCAAGGACTGAGGCAACGCTGTGGGAGAGGTAGCAGATGGCGCATATCCTCGCTTCAAGGTCAGGGACATCGTAATAGTGTCTTCCCAGGGTCAGAAGCTCGAAGAAACGCGGCCCTTCGATGATCTGAAGCCTGACGTCCTTTACCTCACCGTCCTCGATGACTATCTCGGCTTTGCCGTTGCCCTCAACGCGCGTGAATTCCCGCATCTCAATTATCATGGCTCCCACCTCGCGAAGGTCTTGAACTTCCTTATGATGTACTCGTCATCGTAGCCGAGGCTCTTGAGTATCTCGTACTCGCTAGCGGGGTTCACCTCTCCGGGCAGTGGGCCTCTGCACCCTATGCATCCGAGACCCGAGCGCACGCAGACAGCTTTGCAGCCTCCGTAGGTTATCGGGCCAAGACACGGAAGGCCTTTCTTCACCAGCACACACTCGTACTCGTTGAGCTTGCACTCAAGGCAGACCGGGTAGTCCTTTCTAACGGGCTCGATGCCTTTGGCAATATCGATGAGCACCTGGTAAACTTCCTCCTTGTCGTACGGGCATCCAGGAAGGGCGAAATCAACGGCGACGTATTCGACGACCGGTTTGGAGTCGAGGGCGCGCATCGGATTTCCGCCGTCCCCGTAAACTGCCTTAAGCTTCTCCCTGATGGGGAGTTCAACGCTGGCCTGAACAGAGCCGTGGGTTGCGCAGGTTCCGAGGGCTATGAGGTACTCCGAGTGGTTTCTCGCCTCTTTGAGAAGGTTCAGGTCGCGCTGGGTCGAGACGGTTCCTGTTACGAGTGCAACATCGTAGTGGTTCCCCTCGCTCAGGCTGGTTGCCATGTGGAACTCGGTTATCTCGTAGAATTCGAGAAGGTCGAAGAGCTTCTCATAGAGGAAGAGCATGTTGAGGGCACAGCCGCCGCAGTCGGTAAGTTCGAAAACTGCCAACTTGAGCTTGTCCATCATATCAACCCCCTTGTGGAGAGAGCGTCCCAGTACGTGAAGACCGGTCCGTCCTTGCAGACGTACTTGATGGACGTGCTCGTTCCAACGATGCAGTGGCCGCACTTGCCTATCCCACAGCGCATGCGCCTTTCGAGGGTCATGTATATCCTGCCCGGTGAGAGCTTTCTGTCGAGGAGTTCCCTTATGACGAACTTGTACATGACCGGCGGACCACAGATGAGTGCGTAGGTGTTGTTCACGTCGAACTCCTCTCCCCTAAACAGGTCGGTGACGACACCCTTGCACACCCTGTCAGAGAAGCCCCTCTCCAGATAGATGCACGACGGGCTTTCGACCTCGTAGGCGAGCTTCACAGAGCAGTTCATGGCCTCGCCGTGCTTCAGGAGGTGTATTATCTCGTCGCGGAAGAGTATGTCCTCGTAGGCCTTGGTTCCATAGAGCAGCCAGACGTTCTCGTACTTGCCGGTGTCGATGGCGTACCAGAGCACCGAGCGGAGGGGCGCCATTCCAAGGCCGCCGGCGACAAGAATCAGGTTCGAACCTTCCATCTCCTCCATGGGGAAACCGTTTCCATAGGGCCCGCGGATTCCTATTATGTCGCCCTCCTTCATCTTGTGTATGAACTTTGTCATTCTGCCCACTTTTCTGATGCAGAGCTGGAGGTAGCCCTTTCTCGTTGGGGATGAGCATATGCTTATCGGGAACTCTCCGAAACCGCGTATGTCAACGATGACGAACTGTCCCGGCTTGAAGTTGAAGTTGGCCCCAACCTCTGGGTCGAGGAAGCGAAGTGTGAAGAGCTTTTCCCTCGATGTCAGGTCCTTCACTTCGAGAATCCTGGCGTTGTAAGTCATATACGGGTTCTCGCTCATTTCAGGGACCCCCTAACCTCCTCAAGAACCTTGACGTGTTCTATCTTCGCCGGGCAGAACTCGTCGCATCTTCCACATCCGACGCAGTTGTAGCCCGCTGATGGGTCGAAGTAGCTCTTGCAGTAATAGCGGTGCCTGAAGCGGTCTAAACGGGTAGGTCTGAAGTTGTGGCCTCCTGCCACCAGTCCGTGGTTCTCCATGAAGCACGAGTCGTAGCGCCTCTCGCGGACTGCTTTGTACGCGTCCATCCAGCGGTCGCAGACCTCGTAGCAGCGGCACGTCGGACAGACCATGTTGCAGTTGCCGCAGGCGAGGCATATGTCCGCGTACTTCTTCCATACCGGGCTGTTGTACGCCAGATCGAGCATGTCGGCGAGGCCTTCCTGTGGAAGCTCCTTCTGGAAGGCTTTCGCCCGCTTCTCCTCGAACTCCTTGAAGTTGGCCAGGTCTTCGTCGGTCACCTCTTCAAACAGCTCACCGTTTTCCCACGCAATCTCATGACCGCGGACGCTGCCTATTCTCACAAGCCATCCGTCCGGCAGCTCGTGAAGGAACAGGTCGAAGCCGTCCATGGCGAAGTGTGTGCCGAGGCTCTTGCAGAAGCAGTACTCGTCGGGCATGCAGCTTATCCCTATTATCAGGGTCTTCTCGCGCCTGCTCTTGTAGTACGGGTCGGCGGGCTCATCGAGGTACACCTTGTCGAGTATCTTAAGACCGTGGATATCACAGGAATGGAGTCCAAAGAGGACCATCGGCTCTGCTTCTACCTCCTCTTCCCAGCGGCCGTTTTTCAGCCTGAGAATAGCTTCCCTGGGCCTGAAGAAGAACTTCTTTGGCGGGAGCATGGTTCTGTTGTAGTCCAGCGCTATCTCCGCCGGGCTGTGCACCTCCTGGAAAGAATAGATGCTCCCCCGTTTGACGGGGGCATACATGGTACCCCATTCCCCGAGGGACTTGAAGAACTTCTCAAAGTTTTCGGAGGGCAATTTTATATATCTCAAGGGCATCACCGCCTTAAATGGGATTACAATTTTAAGTTTGTAAAGAATCGATTTAAGAATTTTTCAAACGAATGGTTACCAACCAGATGTTACAAACTTGTACTTTAGTGCACTCTTATAAACATTAAAGTTGAAACCCTTTTGAGAAAATCCCGTGGTGATGCGAGATGGAAGCCTCGTTCGATTATATACGCTCTTATCCCCCGGAACCGAGTTCCCTAATCCCTCTTCTCCAGAGGACCCAGGAGCGCTTCGGTTACCTTCCCCGGGAGGCGCTTGAGGAGATAGCGAACTACCTCGGTGTCCCGCTCAGCAGGGTCTACGGTGTGGCAACGTTCTACGCCCAGTTCCGCTTCGAGCCCCTCGGGAAGTACGTCGTCAAAATCTGCCACGGAACGGCCTGCCACGTAAACGGCGCCGTGAACATATCCCAGGCCATAACAGAGGAGCTTGGAATTGAAGAGGGTGGGACGACGGAGGACGGGCTCGTGACGCTTGAGCGCGTCGCCTGTCTTGGATGCTGCAGCCTGGCACCGGTCATAATGATAAACGACAAGGTCTTCGGCAAGCTCACGCCGGATAAAGTCAGGAAACTGATGAGAAAGCTAAGGGAGGGGAAGCTCGATGTCTGAAATCAAGGCCATCGCAGTCGGCATGAACTCCTGTGGGATAGCTGCCGGCGCGAGGGAAACCTACGAGGCCATAAAGGCCGAGCTTGAGAAGAGAGGCCTTGATGTCAAGCTCAAGATAGTAGGCTGCGTCGGTATGTGCTACCGCGAACCCCTCGTGGACATAATCACCGATGAGGAGATAATCACCTACGGTCACGTTGATCCCAAGAAGGTTCCCCGGATTATAGAGGAGCACGTTATCAACGGAAAGCCCATAGAGGAGTGGATAGTCAAGCACGACTGGTGGGAGAACGGCGAGAGGAAGACGTGGGACGTTGACGGCTACTTCGCCAAACAGAGGAAGATAGTGCTCGAAAACTCCGGCTACATAGACCCCGAGAACATCGACGAGTACATCTCTGCTGGAGGCTACGAGGCGCTGAAAAAGGCCCTCAAAATGAAGCCCGAGGAGATAATAGACGTCATCATGAAGTCCGGGCTGAGGGGAAGGGGCGGTGCAGGATTCCCGACCGGTCTGAAGTGGAAGTTCGCGAGGGAGGCGAAAGGAGACATCAAATACATCGTCTGCAACGCCGACGAGGGCGACCCCGGAGCCTTTATGGACAGGAACGTCCTTGAGGGCGATCCGCACCGAGTTATTGAGGGCATGATAATCGGTGCCTACGCGATCGGAGCGACGAAGGGCTTTATCTACGTCCGTGCCGAGTACCCGCTGGCCATAAGGAGGCTGAAGATAGCGCTGAAGCAGGCGCGCGAGAGGGGGTTCCTCGGTGAGAACATCCTTGGAAGCGGCTTTTCATTCGACATCGTCATCAAGGAAGGCGCCGGAGCGTTCGTCTGTGGTGAGGAGACTGCCCTGATAGCCTCGATAGAGGGCAAGCGCGGAATGCCGAGGCCGAGGCCGCCCTATCCGGCCCAGAAGGGTCTCTGGGGCAAGCCCACCAACATCAACAACGTGGAAACGTGGGCGAACGTGCCGTGGATAATCAAACACGGCTGGGAGGCCTACGCCTCGATAGGAACCGAGAAGAGCAAGGGAACGAAGGTCTTCGCCCTGTCAGGCAAGATAAAGCACGGCGGAAACGTTGAGGTTCCGATGGGAATGACGCTGAGAGAGATACTCTACGAGATAGGCGGAGGAACTAAGACCGGCAAGAGGATTAAGGCTGTCCAGCTCGGTGGTCCCTCTGGAGGCTGCATCCCGGAGTATCTCTTCGACACGCCCGTTGACTACGAGAGCGTGAACGCGACCGGTGCGATAATGGGGAGCGGCGGAATGGTCGTCATGGACGAGGACACCTGTATGGTCGACGTCGCCAAGTTCTTCCTCGACTTC contains:
- a CDS encoding translation factor, translating into MRILDRLFGRGRNGGDVQIVSRKPAGRFQVVGVTYVLGKQVLGGVVLEGVIYPGYKLKGGGIALVREIHIRNRKVDFVVEHDEAALILEGTLKVKEGEIIEVY
- a CDS encoding DUF257 family protein, with the translated sequence MLSTERVYEYLDSVFFGDVILVENESPYGTALMTHLIAEYGRKKGVPVYVDDILDSLHVVREHLRFLGIDEDFSGVSVIKTGGVKSIGNVVARIGIESDAARYLNQHREALKEAAPSERYIHITLGIERLFAFFESKREFYMMTGAIKERLGDESHVSFYILNKSVVSTLRTNPIPELEEIATTVVRIQLRNKRHALVFAKGPTLRIVDGDMIAYLDGSAR
- a CDS encoding DUF257 family protein, translating into MEQLEELFRVIDTVQPGESVLVKYHPSYAPEFLVLLLMEYGRKRNVPIIIDDNFDSLHVLQEHLRFWGIEEDFSDALVVKSGGRINVGNVIANVEFSSEPLVYIKKYEETMKNALAEINDSINIALGLERLFAFIHSPREYYLFITELQKMLGNTKRKAAYLMNTEVASTLEFNPLPELEYIASTVVEITPTPISAKVTFLKTPVRELLGREYEVSLEVMLDAFHGKGL
- the shyA gene encoding NAD(P)-dependent hydrogenase/sulfhydrogenase 2 subunit alpha, with amino-acid sequence MIIEMREFTRVEGNGKAEIVIEDGEVKDVRLQIIEGPRFFELLTLGRHYYDVPDLEARICAICYLSHSVASVLGIERAFGVEVPEEITLLRELGLIGEFLESHALHLYLLVAPDVFGYPDAIRMATKHGELVKEGLALKAFGNRIRVMIGGREIHGINVKPGGFGRYPTVEELEEIERESEALLRLAKRSVRLFAQSDPYGAQAKHFVATDGYLWGEKLISDEEGAFHYTERIEEHSLVYSFAKQSRYKGEAFFVGALPRLLLKSEMLTPTARRLFEEHREKLETGYVSYNNLAQAIELVYSLEKANEIAKTLLDRGIEGENVPVEPREGEGIGYVEAPRGVLIHHYRIDASGKIAYSNIITPTALNHAMIEASLLEEARKLYGEADERAMIGRLEETVRAFDPCISCSVHLVKL
- the shyD gene encoding NAD(P)-dependent hydrogenase/sulfhydrogenase 2 subunit delta, whose translation is MMDKLKLAVFELTDCGGCALNMLFLYEKLFDLLEFYEITEFHMATSLSEGNHYDVALVTGTVSTQRDLNLLKEARNHSEYLIALGTCATHGSVQASVELPIREKLKAVYGDGGNPMRALDSKPVVEYVAVDFALPGCPYDKEEVYQVLIDIAKGIEPVRKDYPVCLECKLNEYECVLVKKGLPCLGPITYGGCKAVCVRSGLGCIGCRGPLPGEVNPASEYEILKSLGYDDEYIIRKFKTFARWEP
- the shyC gene encoding NAD(P)-dependent hydrogenase/sulfhydrogenase 2 subunit gamma, giving the protein MSENPYMTYNARILEVKDLTSREKLFTLRFLDPEVGANFNFKPGQFVIVDIRGFGEFPISICSSPTRKGYLQLCIRKVGRMTKFIHKMKEGDIIGIRGPYGNGFPMEEMEGSNLILVAGGLGMAPLRSVLWYAIDTGKYENVWLLYGTKAYEDILFRDEIIHLLKHGEAMNCSVKLAYEVESPSCIYLERGFSDRVCKGVVTDLFRGEEFDVNNTYALICGPPVMYKFVIRELLDRKLSPGRIYMTLERRMRCGIGKCGHCIVGTSTSIKYVCKDGPVFTYWDALSTRGLI
- the shyB gene encoding NAD(P)-dependent hydrogenase/sulfhydrogenase 2 subunit beta: MRYIKLPSENFEKFFKSLGEWGTMYAPVKRGSIYSFQEVHSPAEIALDYNRTMLPPKKFFFRPREAILRLKNGRWEEEVEAEPMVLFGLHSCDIHGLKILDKVYLDEPADPYYKSRREKTLIIGISCMPDEYCFCKSLGTHFAMDGFDLFLHELPDGWLVRIGSVRGHEIAWENGELFEEVTDEDLANFKEFEEKRAKAFQKELPQEGLADMLDLAYNSPVWKKYADICLACGNCNMVCPTCRCYEVCDRWMDAYKAVRERRYDSCFMENHGLVAGGHNFRPTRLDRFRHRYYCKSYFDPSAGYNCVGCGRCDEFCPAKIEHVKVLEEVRGSLK
- the nuoE gene encoding NADH-quinone oxidoreductase subunit NuoE — protein: MEASFDYIRSYPPEPSSLIPLLQRTQERFGYLPREALEEIANYLGVPLSRVYGVATFYAQFRFEPLGKYVVKICHGTACHVNGAVNISQAITEELGIEEGGTTEDGLVTLERVACLGCCSLAPVIMINDKVFGKLTPDKVRKLMRKLREGKLDV
- the nuoF gene encoding NADH-quinone oxidoreductase subunit NuoF, which translates into the protein MSEIKAIAVGMNSCGIAAGARETYEAIKAELEKRGLDVKLKIVGCVGMCYREPLVDIITDEEIITYGHVDPKKVPRIIEEHVINGKPIEEWIVKHDWWENGERKTWDVDGYFAKQRKIVLENSGYIDPENIDEYISAGGYEALKKALKMKPEEIIDVIMKSGLRGRGGAGFPTGLKWKFAREAKGDIKYIVCNADEGDPGAFMDRNVLEGDPHRVIEGMIIGAYAIGATKGFIYVRAEYPLAIRRLKIALKQARERGFLGENILGSGFSFDIVIKEGAGAFVCGEETALIASIEGKRGMPRPRPPYPAQKGLWGKPTNINNVETWANVPWIIKHGWEAYASIGTEKSKGTKVFALSGKIKHGGNVEVPMGMTLREILYEIGGGTKTGKRIKAVQLGGPSGGCIPEYLFDTPVDYESVNATGAIMGSGGMVVMDEDTCMVDVAKFFLDFTVKESCGKCTFCRLGTKRMWEILDKFTKGEATEEDLEKLERLAYQVKAGSLCGLGQTAPNPVLTTLRYFRDEYLAHIQRKCPAKVCKPLIKYVIITDRCTGCTACAIFCPVKAISGEKLKPHVINQEECIKCGTCYEVCRFNAIEIVDAGGE